From a single Balneolales bacterium ANBcel1 genomic region:
- the agaR gene encoding transcriptional repressor AgaR, with amino-acid sequence MGAYSVAERRNKTIKLLNDEGQVSVTKLSKMLGVSEVTIRKDLLFLEEKNFLVRTHGGAMKNDYLVHDQHIEDKGKKYADEKRRIGECAAKMVEDGESLILDAGTTVLQVARNLQNKRNLTVLTPAVNIALELIRVPEIQIMVMGGVLRNTSAAVIGSYAETMVREHFCSKLFLAADGFDLVTGLTTTNALEANLNRLMIESANETIVVMDSSKFGSRGLSRICGMDQIDVIITDEGISENMRKTLEANNIQVVIA; translated from the coding sequence ATGGGAGCATATAGCGTAGCTGAACGCCGAAACAAGACGATAAAACTATTGAATGATGAAGGTCAGGTTTCAGTGACAAAATTGAGCAAAATGCTCGGTGTTTCAGAGGTAACCATCAGAAAAGACCTTTTGTTTTTGGAGGAGAAGAATTTTCTGGTTCGAACCCATGGCGGAGCCATGAAGAACGATTACCTGGTTCATGATCAGCATATCGAGGACAAAGGAAAGAAGTATGCTGATGAGAAACGAAGAATAGGAGAATGTGCCGCCAAAATGGTGGAGGATGGAGAATCTTTAATTCTGGATGCAGGAACGACAGTACTTCAGGTGGCAAGAAATCTGCAGAATAAACGAAACCTGACTGTCCTGACACCTGCGGTAAATATTGCACTGGAACTGATCAGAGTACCTGAAATTCAGATCATGGTGATGGGGGGGGTTCTTCGAAACACTTCTGCTGCAGTAATTGGCTCTTATGCCGAAACGATGGTCAGGGAGCATTTTTGCAGTAAGCTTTTTCTTGCGGCCGATGGGTTTGACCTTGTTACAGGTTTGACAACTACGAATGCACTTGAAGCAAATTTGAATCGATTGATGATCGAATCTGCGAACGAAACGATTGTTGTGATGGACTCATCTAAGTTTGGAAGCAGAGGCCTTAGCAGAATATGTGGTATGGATCAGATAGATGTAATTATTACTGATGAGGGTATATCCGAAAACATGAGAAAAACTTTGGAAGCGAATAATATTCAGGTAGTTATAGCATAA